The following are from one region of the Prevotella communis genome:
- the nspC gene encoding carboxynorspermidine decarboxylase: MKEPVYIIEETLLRRNLQLIADVAKEADVEIILAFKAFALWKTFPIFREYINSTTASSLSEARLALEEFGAKAHTYSPAYTDEEIDDIVRCSSHLTFNSLSQYERFHDRVEGKASIGLRVNPEYSEVGTMLYNPCAPGTRFGITADKLPETLPANIEGFHCHCHCESGADVLERTLVHIEEKFSKWFPQLKWLNLGGGHLMTRKDYDVPHLINILKGLHERYPWLKIILEPGSAFAWQTGPLVSHVVDIVEDKGIRTAILDVSFTCHMPDCLEMPYMPEVRGAEIVEESSSLQSQTSEYVYRLGGNSCLSGDFMSSWRFDHELKVGEEVIFEDMIHYTTVKTCMFNGISHPALAMLHKDGKLEILRHFGYEDYRNRMD, encoded by the coding sequence ATGAAAGAACCCGTATATATCATTGAGGAAACGCTGCTGCGTAGGAATCTGCAACTGATTGCCGACGTGGCTAAAGAGGCCGACGTGGAGATTATCCTGGCATTCAAAGCTTTTGCATTGTGGAAAACATTTCCTATTTTCAGGGAGTATATCAACAGTACTACGGCCAGCAGCCTGAGTGAGGCTCGCCTAGCGCTGGAGGAGTTTGGTGCCAAGGCTCACACGTATTCACCGGCCTATACTGACGAGGAAATAGATGATATCGTGAGGTGCAGCAGCCACCTGACGTTCAACTCGCTGTCACAGTATGAGCGCTTCCATGATAGGGTAGAGGGGAAGGCTAGCATTGGTCTGCGCGTGAATCCTGAGTATTCAGAGGTTGGCACCATGCTCTATAACCCCTGTGCGCCTGGCACCCGATTCGGTATTACTGCCGATAAGTTGCCAGAGACACTGCCTGCTAATATCGAGGGCTTTCATTGTCACTGTCACTGTGAGAGTGGTGCTGACGTACTGGAACGTACGTTGGTGCATATTGAGGAGAAATTCTCTAAGTGGTTCCCACAGTTGAAGTGGCTTAATTTGGGTGGTGGTCATCTGATGACACGTAAGGATTATGATGTGCCTCACCTTATTAATATATTAAAGGGACTACATGAGCGTTATCCCTGGCTCAAGATTATCCTTGAGCCAGGTAGCGCTTTTGCCTGGCAAACGGGTCCACTGGTGAGTCATGTGGTGGATATTGTAGAGGATAAGGGTATCCGTACGGCTATTCTGGATGTAAGTTTTACTTGTCATATGCCCGACTGTCTGGAGATGCCATATATGCCAGAGGTGAGAGGGGCAGAAATCGTAGAAGAATCCTCCAGTCTCCAGTCTCAAACCTCAGAATATGTCTATCGTTTGGGAGGCAATAGTTGCCTGAGTGGTGATTTTATGTCCTCATGGCGCTTCGATCATGAATTAAAAGTGGGAGAAGAGGTGATTTTTGAGGACATGATTCATTACACGACTGTAAAAACTTGCATGTTCAATGGTATCTCTCATCCAGCTCTTGCGATGCTTCATAAGGACGGAAAATTGGAGATTTTGCGCCATTTTGGCTATGAAGACTACCGAAACCGCATGGATTAG
- a CDS encoding single-stranded DNA-binding protein, whose protein sequence is MNKVMMIGHVGTDPEVRYVEQGVAVARFRFATTEKGYTLQNGTQVPDRTDWHNVIMWRRLAEIVERYVHKGDKLYIEGRLRYSTYDNKQGQRQYVTEIWADNMEMLSAKPTGQQEQTATASQTTATDTTSESSQSDALPF, encoded by the coding sequence ATGAATAAGGTAATGATGATAGGCCATGTTGGCACAGACCCTGAGGTACGCTATGTAGAGCAGGGAGTTGCTGTGGCTCGTTTCCGTTTTGCCACAACAGAGAAAGGATATACGCTTCAGAATGGTACGCAGGTGCCTGATCGTACTGATTGGCACAATGTGATAATGTGGCGCCGTCTGGCTGAGATTGTGGAGCGCTATGTGCATAAAGGAGATAAACTATATATTGAGGGCCGACTGCGTTATTCTACTTATGATAATAAGCAGGGACAGCGTCAGTATGTGACTGAAATCTGGGCTGACAACATGGAGATGCTTTCTGCAAAGCCTACGGGTCAGCAGGAGCAAACTGCCACAGCAAGCCAGACAACTGCTACTGATACTACGTCGGAAAGCAGTCAGTCGGATGCCCTTCCGTTCTAA
- the gldE gene encoding gliding motility-associated protein GldE produces the protein MDYLQDIINEVHLNPIGFGEIFSAILACLLLVASGFASGSEIAFFSLSPTDLSELDEEKNKADGYIKRLRNDSERTLATILITNNLVNVTIIMLCNFFMASLFDFGAAKWLEFLVVTIVLTFLLLLFGEIVPKVYCAQHALAICRTFAPAISLLSKLFYPLSSILIRSGALAEKVVQKENHVLSVDDLEQALELTDKEELKEEKNMLEGIVRFGDETAKEVMTSRQDIVDLNFRSTFPEVLKCVVENNYSRIPVYQDSIDNVRGILYIKDLLPHLGKSAAFRWQSLIRPPYFVPETKKIDDLLRDFQENKVHIAIVVDEFGGTSGLITLEDILEEIVGEINDEYDEEEKNYVRINANTYVFEGKTLLSDFYKILNLDDDVFEDVEGDADTLAGLLLELKGDFPQENERFTYGRFKFEIIELDGHRISKIKVILQAEEKTEEEK, from the coding sequence ATGGATTATCTTCAAGATATCATCAACGAGGTACACCTGAATCCCATTGGTTTCGGAGAGATTTTTTCAGCCATATTGGCTTGCTTGCTACTTGTAGCGTCAGGCTTTGCATCGGGTTCAGAGATAGCCTTCTTCTCCCTCTCGCCTACAGACTTGAGTGAGCTTGACGAGGAGAAGAACAAGGCTGATGGTTATATCAAGCGTCTGCGTAATGACTCAGAGCGCACGCTGGCCACGATTCTGATTACGAATAACCTGGTGAATGTGACCATCATTATGCTCTGTAACTTCTTTATGGCTTCTTTGTTTGATTTTGGAGCTGCAAAGTGGTTGGAGTTTCTGGTTGTCACGATTGTACTGACCTTCCTCTTATTGCTTTTTGGTGAGATTGTGCCAAAGGTGTATTGCGCGCAACATGCATTGGCTATCTGTCGTACATTTGCCCCAGCCATCTCCTTGCTGAGCAAGTTGTTCTACCCCTTGTCATCTATCCTGATACGCTCTGGAGCACTGGCCGAGAAGGTGGTGCAGAAAGAGAATCATGTGCTCAGTGTGGACGATTTGGAACAGGCGTTGGAGCTTACAGATAAGGAAGAACTGAAGGAAGAGAAAAACATGCTCGAGGGCATTGTGCGCTTTGGCGACGAGACAGCCAAGGAGGTGATGACCAGCCGACAGGATATCGTGGATTTGAATTTTCGTTCTACGTTTCCAGAGGTTCTGAAGTGTGTCGTGGAGAACAACTACTCCCGCATTCCCGTGTATCAGGATTCTATCGATAATGTGCGTGGCATCCTGTATATCAAGGACCTGCTGCCGCATCTAGGAAAATCAGCTGCTTTCCGTTGGCAGTCGCTGATTCGTCCTCCGTATTTCGTGCCTGAGACGAAGAAGATTGACGACTTGCTTCGTGACTTCCAGGAGAACAAGGTACATATTGCCATCGTTGTGGACGAGTTTGGTGGCACCAGTGGACTCATCACCCTGGAGGATATCCTAGAGGAAATTGTGGGCGAGATCAATGATGAGTACGACGAAGAAGAGAAGAATTACGTACGCATCAATGCCAATACCTATGTGTTTGAAGGTAAGACGCTGCTCAGTGATTTCTATAAGATACTGAACCTTGATGATGATGTGTTTGAGGATGTTGAGGGTGATGCAGATACTTTGGCTGGTCTGCTGTTGGAGTTGAAGGGTGATTTCCCCCAGGAGAATGAGCGCTTTACGTATGGCAGATTTAAGTTTGAGATTATTGAACTCGATGGACACCGCATCTCAAAAATAAAGGTAATTCTGCAAGCAGAAGAGAAAACTGAAGAGGAAAAATGA
- a CDS encoding glycoside hydrolase family 25 protein, giving the protein MRKLTIFLILCICCMAVNDVDAKTRKKRKTRRRAKVTRVVAKPTIHENPYVCCEDTCNHVHGLDMSHYQGEVFWETVGENTKMAYVYLKATEGGDRIDERYERNIDLAHRYGLKVGSYHFFRPMSDLKQQLDNFTAQCLPGEQDLIPMLDVETVGKLSTEAFCDSLFKFLDMLEEAYHQKPLIYTFRNFYNKHLLGKINDYQLMVAMYADEPPVLADNRDYIIWQYTSKGRIRGVGGLVDKSYIMGDHKLRELRFIH; this is encoded by the coding sequence ATGAGGAAACTGACTATATTCTTGATATTGTGTATTTGCTGCATGGCAGTAAATGATGTAGACGCGAAAACCAGAAAGAAGAGAAAGACACGCAGACGTGCTAAAGTGACAAGGGTTGTCGCTAAACCTACTATTCATGAGAATCCCTATGTCTGTTGCGAGGATACATGCAATCATGTGCATGGGTTGGATATGAGTCATTACCAGGGTGAAGTGTTCTGGGAGACCGTAGGCGAGAATACCAAGATGGCTTATGTCTATCTGAAAGCTACGGAGGGTGGTGACCGTATCGATGAGAGATATGAGAGGAATATCGATTTGGCTCATCGTTATGGGCTGAAGGTGGGTTCGTATCATTTCTTCCGTCCGATGTCTGACCTTAAGCAGCAATTGGATAATTTTACTGCTCAGTGTCTGCCAGGTGAGCAAGATTTGATTCCTATGTTGGATGTGGAGACTGTTGGAAAACTGTCGACAGAGGCTTTTTGTGACTCGCTGTTTAAGTTTCTGGATATGTTGGAAGAGGCTTATCACCAGAAACCTCTGATTTATACCTTCCGTAATTTCTATAACAAGCATCTCTTAGGTAAGATCAATGATTATCAGTTGATGGTGGCTATGTATGCTGATGAGCCGCCGGTGCTGGCAGATAATCGTGACTATATCATCTGGCAGTATACCTCAAAGGGACGCATCAGAGGCGTTGGAGGACTGGTCGATAAAAGTTATATCATGGGCGACCATAAGTTACGTGAGTTGCGCTTTATCCATTAA
- the ilvC gene encoding ketol-acid reductoisomerase — protein MAQMNFGGVIETVVTSKEFSLEKAREVLKDEVIAVIGYGIQGPGQACNLRDNGFNVIVGQRQGKTYEKAVADGWVPGKTLFSIEEAAEKGTILCMLLSDAGQIQVWPTIKQYLKPGKTLYYSHGFAINWSDRTGVVPPKDVDVIMVAPKGSGTSLRTMFCEGRGLNCSYAVYQDASGKAKDKTLAFGIGIGAGYLFETTFQREATSDLTGERGSLMGAIQGLLLAQYEVLRENGHTPSEAFNETVEELTQSLGPLFGQKGMDWMYANCSTTAQRGALDWAPRFHDAIKPVMEWLYYSVKTGNEAQISIDSNSKPDYRAGLEKELEAMRNQEMWRAGETVRKLRPENQED, from the coding sequence ATGGCACAAATGAATTTTGGTGGCGTTATCGAGACTGTTGTCACCAGCAAGGAATTCTCTTTGGAGAAAGCACGTGAAGTATTGAAGGATGAAGTAATCGCAGTGATCGGTTACGGTATTCAGGGACCTGGTCAGGCCTGCAACCTGCGCGACAATGGTTTCAACGTGATCGTCGGACAGCGTCAGGGCAAGACCTACGAGAAAGCTGTAGCCGATGGTTGGGTACCAGGCAAGACCCTCTTCTCTATCGAGGAGGCTGCCGAGAAAGGTACTATCCTTTGCATGCTGCTAAGTGATGCTGGTCAGATTCAGGTATGGCCCACCATCAAGCAATATCTGAAACCCGGAAAGACGCTCTACTATTCTCATGGCTTCGCTATCAACTGGAGCGATCGTACCGGTGTTGTTCCTCCAAAGGATGTTGATGTTATCATGGTTGCTCCTAAGGGTTCTGGTACATCTCTTCGCACCATGTTCTGCGAGGGTCGCGGACTGAACTGCTCGTACGCTGTTTATCAGGATGCTTCGGGCAAGGCAAAGGATAAGACACTGGCCTTTGGTATCGGTATCGGTGCCGGCTACCTGTTTGAGACAACCTTCCAGCGTGAGGCTACATCTGACCTGACTGGTGAGCGTGGTTCACTGATGGGTGCTATCCAGGGCTTGCTGCTGGCTCAGTATGAGGTGCTGCGCGAGAATGGCCACACACCTTCTGAGGCATTTAATGAGACTGTTGAGGAACTCACACAGAGCCTTGGCCCGTTGTTTGGCCAGAAAGGTATGGACTGGATGTATGCCAACTGCTCTACAACGGCTCAGCGCGGTGCGCTTGACTGGGCTCCCCGTTTCCACGATGCGATAAAGCCTGTGATGGAGTGGCTGTACTACTCTGTGAAGACTGGTAATGAGGCTCAGATCAGTATCGACTCTAACTCTAAGCCCGACTATCGTGCTGGACTGGAGAAGGAGCTTGAGGCTATGCGTAATCAGGAGATGTGGCGTGCCGGCGAGACTGTTCGCAAGTTGCGTCCTGAGAATCAGGAAGACTAA
- a CDS encoding sugar kinase, translating to MKTKVVTFGELLLRFSKLDHQRLSQGDYFTSKYGGSEANVAVSLATLGDNVQYVTRLPNTPVGHAGAQNLMQLGVDCRYIQWGGQRIGTYYMEPAAGMRSAKVIYDRANSACSEIEPGMIPWREILKDAAVLHVSGITAAISQSSADATFEALDIADEMGVKIAFDINYRKNLWQYGADPRETLKRMLAHCDLMFGDAIEFEWICQRKQPPFTALDSSFEMQMDEYREWFDDLHREFPRCRKWLMGMRNMVASSHHLLTALLFTSDNGTDYDLLKAPIYDINGVVDPSGVGDAFMGGLLHAINAFPDDNQRQLEYSLAASTLKNTIPGDFNLATDEEIQSLIDDKTVKIKTYF from the coding sequence ATGAAAACTAAAGTAGTGACTTTCGGAGAATTACTGCTCCGCTTTTCAAAATTAGATCATCAACGTTTGTCGCAAGGCGACTATTTCACCAGCAAATACGGCGGTAGTGAGGCGAATGTGGCTGTGTCGCTGGCCACACTGGGCGACAACGTACAATATGTCACCCGACTGCCCAACACGCCCGTCGGTCATGCCGGAGCTCAGAACCTGATGCAGCTGGGTGTGGACTGTCGCTATATACAATGGGGCGGACAGCGCATCGGCACATATTACATGGAACCGGCAGCTGGCATGCGCTCGGCGAAAGTCATCTACGATCGTGCCAACTCGGCCTGCTCGGAGATAGAGCCTGGCATGATACCCTGGCGAGAGATTCTGAAAGATGCTGCCGTGCTGCATGTATCGGGCATCACGGCTGCCATCTCACAGAGTTCGGCAGATGCCACCTTCGAGGCACTCGACATTGCCGACGAGATGGGTGTCAAGATTGCATTCGACATCAACTACCGCAAGAACCTGTGGCAGTATGGCGCAGACCCTCGAGAGACACTGAAACGGATGCTCGCCCACTGTGACCTGATGTTTGGCGATGCCATCGAGTTTGAATGGATATGCCAGCGCAAACAACCTCCCTTCACGGCTCTTGACTCTAGTTTTGAGATGCAGATGGACGAATACCGTGAATGGTTTGACGACCTGCACCGTGAGTTCCCCCGCTGCAGAAAATGGCTCATGGGCATGCGCAACATGGTGGCATCGAGTCATCACCTGCTCACTGCCCTACTCTTCACTAGCGACAATGGTACAGACTACGACCTTCTGAAGGCACCTATCTACGATATCAACGGAGTTGTAGACCCATCGGGGGTTGGCGATGCCTTTATGGGCGGACTGCTTCATGCCATCAACGCATTCCCTGATGATAACCAGCGTCAGTTGGAGTATTCACTGGCAGCATCAACACTCAAAAACACCATTCCGGGCGACTTCAATCTGGCTACTGATGAAGAGATTCAAAGTCTGATTGACGACAAAACCGTAAAGATAAAGACCTATTTTTAA
- a CDS encoding RelA/SpoT family protein has translation MTEHFEFSIEERDQALALYTELKEKIAPSLEEDDEGRIRSHLLHAIEQNQVKRDTFGLNPIVSSLQTALLLIDEIGLRRDAVLAILLNPSVEAGFLTIDEVGTTYGIAVGRILHGLQRIQELYQKNPVIESENFRNLLLSFAEDMRVILIMIADRVNLMRQIRDTEKEEAKRRVSEEAAYLYAPLAHKLGLYKLKSELEDLSLKYLEPDAYYHIKEKLNATKQARDKYIEQFIAPIEEKLKNAGLKFHMKGRTKSIHSIWQKMKKQKCAFEGVYDLFAIRIIIDCPIEKEKQQCWQTFAIITDMYTSNPKRMRDWLSVPKSNGYESLHITVLGPEKKWVEVQIRTERMDDIAERGVAAHWRYKGVKSAEGGMDEWLNGIRQMLENASGMEAMDQFKMDLYDDEIYVFTPKGDLLKFPKGATVLDMAYHIHSKVGSACTGARINNKVVTFRQELHSGDQVEILTSSTQYPKQEWLSIVKTARAKAKIRLALKETQQKEALLVKEMLERKFKNRKIEQDESLMMRTMKKLGYKEASDFYRDIAHETLDVQTVFDKYLELQQGEKVITGDNIARSAEEFVLEDFKGQPTVQNDDVLVIGQDLKGVDYQLAKCCNPIYGDQVFGFVTISGGIKIHRCDCPNAPEMRRRFGYRIVRAKWSGKGSSQYAITLRVIGNDDLGIVNNLTSIISKDEKLVLRGINIDSNDGLFRGTLTIMINDNTRLEALIKKLRTVKGVKQVERI, from the coding sequence ATGACTGAACATTTTGAATTTAGTATAGAGGAGAGAGACCAAGCGCTCGCACTATATACAGAACTGAAGGAAAAGATTGCTCCTTCACTGGAGGAAGACGACGAAGGACGTATTCGCAGTCACTTGTTGCATGCCATCGAGCAGAACCAAGTAAAACGCGACACCTTCGGACTGAACCCCATCGTTAGCAGTCTGCAAACAGCACTTCTTTTAATCGACGAGATAGGACTACGCAGGGATGCCGTACTGGCTATTCTGCTGAACCCCAGCGTGGAGGCAGGATTCCTGACAATCGACGAGGTGGGCACCACCTATGGTATTGCCGTGGGACGGATCTTGCATGGACTGCAACGCATACAGGAACTGTATCAGAAGAATCCCGTCATCGAGAGCGAGAACTTCCGCAACCTGCTACTGTCGTTCGCAGAGGATATGCGTGTGATTCTCATCATGATAGCAGACCGCGTGAACTTGATGCGTCAGATCAGGGACACAGAAAAAGAGGAGGCCAAGCGGCGCGTCAGCGAAGAGGCGGCATACCTCTACGCCCCACTAGCCCATAAGTTGGGTCTGTACAAGTTGAAAAGCGAACTGGAGGACCTGTCGCTGAAATACCTGGAGCCCGATGCCTACTATCATATCAAGGAGAAACTGAATGCCACCAAACAGGCACGCGACAAATACATCGAACAGTTTATCGCTCCTATTGAGGAGAAACTGAAGAATGCCGGACTGAAGTTTCACATGAAGGGACGCACCAAGAGTATCCACTCCATCTGGCAGAAGATGAAGAAGCAGAAGTGTGCCTTCGAGGGCGTGTACGACCTCTTTGCCATCCGCATCATCATAGACTGTCCGATAGAGAAGGAGAAACAGCAGTGCTGGCAGACATTTGCCATCATCACGGATATGTACACCTCGAACCCAAAGCGTATGCGCGACTGGCTCAGCGTGCCTAAGTCAAACGGCTACGAGAGTCTGCACATCACCGTGCTGGGGCCCGAGAAAAAATGGGTGGAGGTGCAAATACGCACGGAACGCATGGATGACATTGCCGAACGAGGCGTGGCAGCCCACTGGCGCTACAAGGGCGTGAAGTCGGCGGAAGGCGGCATGGACGAATGGCTCAACGGCATCCGTCAGATGCTGGAGAACGCTAGCGGTATGGAGGCGATGGACCAGTTTAAGATGGACCTCTATGACGACGAGATATACGTCTTCACGCCAAAAGGCGACCTACTGAAATTTCCCAAGGGTGCCACAGTGCTGGATATGGCTTATCACATCCACTCGAAGGTGGGGTCGGCTTGCACGGGCGCGCGCATAAATAATAAGGTGGTCACCTTCCGTCAGGAACTTCACTCGGGCGACCAGGTAGAGATTCTCACCTCGTCCACACAGTATCCCAAACAGGAATGGCTCAGCATCGTCAAGACGGCAAGGGCAAAGGCCAAAATCCGTCTGGCACTGAAGGAGACTCAGCAGAAGGAGGCACTCCTGGTGAAGGAGATGCTGGAGCGTAAGTTCAAGAACAGGAAGATAGAGCAGGACGAGAGCCTGATGATGCGCACGATGAAGAAACTGGGCTATAAGGAGGCCAGCGACTTTTATCGCGACATTGCCCATGAGACACTTGACGTCCAGACCGTGTTTGATAAATACCTGGAACTGCAACAGGGCGAGAAAGTTATCACAGGCGATAATATAGCCCGTTCGGCCGAGGAATTTGTACTGGAAGACTTCAAAGGTCAGCCTACAGTGCAGAATGATGATGTGCTAGTCATCGGACAGGACCTGAAGGGCGTGGACTATCAGTTGGCAAAATGTTGCAACCCCATCTATGGTGACCAGGTATTCGGTTTTGTCACCATCAGCGGCGGCATCAAGATTCACCGTTGTGACTGTCCTAACGCACCCGAGATGCGCCGACGTTTCGGCTATCGTATCGTCAGAGCCAAATGGAGCGGCAAGGGGTCTAGTCAGTATGCCATCACGCTGCGCGTCATCGGTAATGACGACTTGGGCATCGTGAACAACCTGACCAGCATCATCTCGAAAGATGAAAAGCTGGTGCTGCGCGGCATCAATATCGACTCTAACGACGGATTGTTCCGGGGCACGCTGACCATCATGATTAATGATAACACCCGACTGGAAGCGCTCATCAAGAAACTGCGCACAGTGAAAGGCGTAAAACAGGTAGAGAGAATATAG
- a CDS encoding AAA family ATPase: MNEIKKIVLTGGPCAGKTTALVRVIEHFSSLGYKVFTIPEVPTLFTQAGMNYLTKNQGFFYEGEKATLEIQLALEDKFLRMAQECTKPCLIVCDRGAMDISAYMTPDIWSNITRAVGTTTPELRERYDAVLHLVSAADGAEQYYTTANNAQRYEQMNEEGLRIARGLDKKVIKAWTGHPHLRVINNHDDFDCKMNRVIMEISNVLGLPQPIVEERKYIVELTGELPEDCIQSEITQTYLQGEPGTEIRLRKRGWGQKQVYVHTTKKKTSENEELVTERQISLSLYEMMLSLADPQRCTIHKQRHSFIWKGQYFEVDIYQGCLEGLVILETKGIAEGEPVKFPPFLRVIKDVTGNKEYYNYTLALKH, from the coding sequence ATGAACGAAATAAAAAAAATAGTCCTCACCGGCGGACCATGTGCAGGAAAGACAACGGCACTGGTACGCGTCATAGAACATTTCTCGAGTCTCGGCTATAAAGTTTTCACCATTCCGGAGGTCCCTACCCTCTTCACTCAGGCAGGCATGAACTACCTGACAAAGAACCAGGGATTCTTCTACGAAGGAGAGAAAGCCACGCTGGAGATCCAGTTGGCCCTGGAGGACAAATTCCTGAGGATGGCGCAGGAGTGCACTAAGCCCTGTCTCATTGTCTGCGACAGAGGTGCAATGGATATCTCGGCCTACATGACCCCCGATATATGGAGCAACATTACGCGCGCGGTAGGTACCACAACGCCGGAGTTGCGCGAGCGCTATGACGCGGTACTGCACTTGGTATCGGCTGCCGACGGTGCTGAGCAATACTATACCACTGCTAATAATGCACAACGCTACGAGCAGATGAATGAAGAGGGACTGCGCATTGCCCGCGGATTGGACAAGAAGGTGATTAAGGCATGGACGGGCCACCCACATCTGCGCGTCATCAACAACCACGACGACTTTGACTGCAAGATGAACCGCGTGATTATGGAGATATCCAACGTGCTGGGACTGCCCCAGCCCATTGTGGAAGAGCGGAAATATATTGTGGAGCTCACTGGCGAACTGCCTGAAGACTGCATTCAGAGCGAGATTACGCAGACCTATCTGCAGGGCGAACCCGGCACCGAGATTAGGCTGCGCAAGCGTGGATGGGGACAGAAACAGGTGTATGTGCACACCACGAAGAAAAAGACGTCGGAAAACGAGGAACTGGTGACCGAACGCCAGATTAGCCTGTCGCTCTATGAGATGATGCTCTCACTGGCCGACCCGCAGCGTTGCACCATTCACAAGCAGCGCCACAGCTTTATCTGGAAAGGCCAGTATTTTGAGGTGGATATCTATCAGGGATGCCTTGAAGGACTTGTCATACTAGAGACAAAGGGAATAGCCGAGGGCGAACCCGTGAAATTCCCCCCATTCCTCAGAGTCATCAAAGACGTCACGGGCAACAAGGAATATTATAACTACACATTGGCCCTGAAACATTAG
- a CDS encoding DKNYY domain-containing protein — MKKITTLQKSLMVIGFIGWSLSGFAQAYKIDRNKVFFDREPIPHADARSFVDLGHGYAKDRNNVYHHGRILEFVDPATFRLKGRDNSHFHEEGDWHEHDRSPKGYYKTKFNVYYGDKKIDAMASSFKEIGDGYAKDAFNVFYYGKKIDGASASTFKYTGDGYAQDAFNAYYRGRKLD, encoded by the coding sequence ATGAAAAAGATTACTACACTCCAAAAGTCACTGATGGTGATAGGTTTTATAGGATGGAGCCTATCGGGTTTTGCACAAGCGTACAAAATAGACCGCAACAAGGTCTTTTTCGACAGGGAGCCAATACCGCATGCGGATGCCCGTTCGTTCGTAGATTTAGGTCACGGTTATGCCAAGGATCGCAACAACGTGTATCACCATGGTCGTATACTTGAGTTTGTAGACCCAGCCACATTCCGTTTGAAAGGGCGCGACAACTCACATTTCCACGAAGAAGGAGACTGGCATGAACATGACAGAAGCCCCAAGGGATATTACAAGACGAAGTTCAACGTGTACTACGGAGACAAGAAGATAGACGCCATGGCCTCTTCTTTCAAGGAGATTGGTGACGGTTATGCCAAGGATGCCTTCAATGTATTCTATTACGGAAAGAAGATTGACGGTGCCTCTGCCTCTACATTCAAATATACAGGCGACGGCTATGCACAAGATGCATTCAACGCTTACTATAGGGGACGGAAACTTGATTAG
- a CDS encoding DUF4250 domain-containing protein produces the protein MDYLPKDPAILVSSVNMLLRDEEFDTLESLCYNFGTEPVHVKDYLYGHGFVYSEEQRQFRPIGYDTATR, from the coding sequence ATGGATTACTTACCGAAAGACCCTGCCATACTGGTTTCGAGTGTGAATATGCTGCTGCGTGACGAGGAGTTCGACACGCTTGAGTCTCTATGCTATAACTTTGGTACAGAACCCGTACATGTCAAGGACTACCTTTACGGACATGGATTTGTGTATAGCGAGGAGCAACGACAGTTCCGTCCGATAGGTTATGACACCGCAACCCGATGA
- a CDS encoding formate/nitrite transporter family protein has product MAKSPLACFLLAIGCGFIMTTAVQFGREGKFLPLLFGVPVFILCGFTHSVADAFYFLAVPQMISIQLLAIYLMEVLGNFIGCNLYRLLISK; this is encoded by the coding sequence CTGGCCAAGAGCCCTTTGGCCTGCTTCCTGTTGGCCATTGGCTGCGGATTTATCATGACCACCGCTGTCCAGTTTGGCCGCGAGGGTAAATTCCTACCTTTATTATTTGGTGTGCCCGTCTTCATCCTGTGTGGTTTTACCCATTCTGTGGCAGATGCCTTTTATTTCTTGGCCGTCCCTCAGATGATCAGCATCCAGTTGTTGGCTATCTACCTGATGGAAGTCCTGGGCAATTTCATAGGGTGCAATCTGTACCGGTTGTTGATTTCAAAGTAA